From one Melioribacteraceae bacterium genomic stretch:
- a CDS encoding tyrosine-protein phosphatase — protein MKNFLIVLLGSLLLLSCTQRVPEDVVDNYIPPPQSVVDKQFNFHIVDENLWRSSQPNKESLIRMKEHGLKTIINLRGDEETDLWESSLSDSLGINYFSKKMDSRFPQKLSYLQQILDIIEDTSYQPVLIHCLGGKDRTGLISAMYRFKHYNIPIEDLKKEMIMYGHDHENYPAIFEALDLFAKNNTPND, from the coding sequence ATGAAAAATTTTTTAATAGTTTTGTTAGGAAGCTTACTTTTACTTAGTTGTACGCAAAGAGTACCGGAAGATGTTGTTGATAATTATATTCCCCCACCACAGTCAGTTGTTGATAAACAATTTAATTTTCATATTGTCGACGAAAATCTTTGGCGTTCATCCCAACCGAATAAAGAATCTCTCATCAGGATGAAAGAACATGGATTGAAAACTATTATCAATCTTCGTGGTGATGAGGAAACCGATTTATGGGAGAGTTCACTTTCGGACAGCCTCGGAATTAATTACTTTAGCAAAAAAATGGATTCACGTTTTCCACAGAAATTATCTTACTTACAACAAATATTAGATATTATTGAAGATACATCATATCAACCTGTATTAATTCATTGTCTCGGCGGTAAAGATCGTACGGGATTGATTTCGGCAATGTACAGATTCAAACACTATAATATTCCTATCGAAGATTTAAAGAAAGAAATGATTATGTATGGACATGATCATGAAAACTATCCCGCTATTTTTGAAGCTCTTGATCTTTTTGCAAAAAATAATACTCCTAATGATTAG
- a CDS encoding DUF1579 domain-containing protein yields MKKITALFLSLMFVSILFAQEEVSQQMQDEATKAWMEFMTPGDPHTWFSKAVGDWEITNKYWFAPGAEPTISEGTAHAEMLMGGRYLKFDHKGSVMGMPFEGMSLEGYDNARGKYISIWVDNLGTGITYAEGDYDKEKNILVYEGKMTDPMTKEPVWFKQTVHPVNENQYMFEMYMKGPDGKEMKNMEITFNRKK; encoded by the coding sequence ATGAAAAAAATAACAGCTCTCTTTTTATCTTTAATGTTTGTCTCAATACTCTTCGCACAAGAAGAAGTTTCACAACAAATGCAAGACGAAGCGACCAAAGCCTGGATGGAATTCATGACTCCGGGTGATCCTCATACATGGTTTTCAAAAGCTGTCGGTGATTGGGAAATTACAAACAAATACTGGTTTGCTCCCGGTGCTGAACCGACAATCAGTGAAGGAACAGCACATGCCGAAATGCTAATGGGTGGAAGATATCTAAAGTTTGATCACAAGGGATCTGTTATGGGAATGCCCTTTGAAGGAATGAGTCTTGAAGGTTATGATAATGCTCGCGGTAAATATATTTCTATCTGGGTTGATAATCTTGGTACCGGCATAACTTATGCTGAAGGTGATTATGATAAAGAGAAAAATATATTAGTATATGAAGGAAAAATGACCGATCCGATGACGAAAGAACCAGTTTGGTTTAAACAAACCGTTCACCCAGTCAATGAAAATCAATACATGTTTGAAATGTATATGAAAGGTCCGGACGGCAAGGAAATGAAAAATATGGAAATAACATTTAATAGAAAGAAATAG
- a CDS encoding SRPBCC domain-containing protein, with translation MNDTKLEWGSFTKRIILNKNFEDVYKCWTIPELLTEWFLEKADYLTKENNPRDKKDFIQSGDTFTWKWHNWDILETGEVFTANGKDKVSFSFGAAGNVHINLKTFDDKTEVVLIQDKIPVDDQAKMNYYCGCSTGWTFWLTNLKAWLEYGLKLNATGLAQSEVHNLVNG, from the coding sequence ATGAATGATACTAAATTAGAATGGGGATCGTTTACCAAACGAATCATACTGAATAAAAATTTTGAAGATGTCTATAAGTGCTGGACTATACCTGAGCTATTAACAGAATGGTTTCTTGAGAAGGCAGATTACTTAACCAAGGAAAATAATCCGAGAGACAAGAAAGATTTCATTCAGTCAGGTGATACTTTTACTTGGAAGTGGCACAATTGGGATATTTTAGAAACTGGTGAAGTTTTCACAGCCAATGGTAAGGATAAAGTAAGCTTTTCATTCGGTGCAGCTGGCAATGTACATATAAATTTGAAGACTTTTGACGATAAAACCGAAGTAGTATTAATCCAAGATAAGATACCTGTCGATGATCAAGCTAAAATGAATTACTATTGCGGCTGCTCAACCGGGTGGACATTTTGGTTGACCAATTTAAAAGCGTGGCTTGAGTATGGTCTTAAACTTAATGCAACGGGTTTAGCTCAAAGCGAGGTTCATAACTTGGTTAATGGTTAA